A section of the Drosophila sechellia strain sech25 chromosome 3L, ASM438219v1, whole genome shotgun sequence genome encodes:
- the LOC6616299 gene encoding mucin-2: protein MVNVGHIFVWALLLVTTWGTDLSDDEALNDVLGELEFDDSSPRLTRDTSLSAKHIEKIDVKCDQGGGMMVEVEFSEDFEGVIYSQGYFSDPKCNYVKGDRSGRSFTFTVPYDGCGSKPSCSVCASIENILIIQDDRDIQNSFDIARKISCSRGDEREKTVYFKPFVVDMLEVISVDTPSGPVECWMEIGTGTPPNVKPIQGTLTLGTDITFTINVKHSEQAWDINILQCYASDDMDFEARTTKRLQLSDKRGCSIKEKIFGEWRKFEAGSSLTSTYYNTLKAFRFPDRSQVYLKCDIELCNGACKRDYTCGSLRSLPCPEGSTDPQCLQDHLISPKPRCYPGSREPGCPKPTSPPPTTIRIPIASTFTPRPRCYPGSNDPSCSETPQTTSPPSCPLGSTEPRCRVAPPATTKPRCFSGSRDPECQPATYLPPTTRRSSTKPRCYPGSTDPDCQPATRAPITTVRPRCYPGSDDPECQPATYVPPTTRRPSLTTKRPRCYPGSTDPECQPRTRPTITTSQPRCSQGSTDPECQPATYLPPTTRRTPILTTRVPVTTSKPNCYPGSTDSRCPQTPRPRCYPGSPDPSCQPATRITQKPPTSPQPKCYPGSSDPECLNCYPGSPDPSCPKVPTTKKAGCFDGTDDPRCQPATYLPPSTRRPPTIAPRPRCYLGSTDPSCPQPTTRTPITTIKPRCFPGSNDPECQPATTRRPVTTSKPNCYPGSTDRRCPQEPVTTSKPRCYPGSTDPECQPPTTVRTTITTSRPRCYPGSSDPSCQPPTTRRPITTPKPNCYPGSTDSRCPQTPRTTPQPRCYPGSTDPDCQPATYLPPTTARTTIATTKPRCYPGSSDPYCQPPTTRKPNCYPGSTDSRCPQNPPTTAKPKCYPGSTDLECLNCYPGSPDPRCPKVPTTKKAGCFDGSDDPRCQPATYLPPSTKRTPTIAPKPRCYPGSKDPGCPQITTRAPTSTARPRCYPGSTDPECQPATSSPPITRVPVTTRIPLTTAKPRCYPGSQEPGCQPATRPPITTSKPRCYPGSLDPECQPSTYLPPTSVRTTVPTIPTTRIPVTTSKPNCYPGSTDRRCPKEPVTTPKPRCYPGSPNPECQPPPTTRTPVTTSKPNCYPGSTDSRCPQKPPTTLKPKCSPGSSNPECLNCYPGSPDPRCPKVPTTKKSGCFDGSQDPRCQPATYLPPSSRRPPTIAPKPRCYPGSTDPSCPQPTQPFTTRIPITTQKPRCYPGSTAPECQPATIPTPTSTRPVTTITTSKPNCYPGSTDRRCPQIPVTTTKPRCYPGSTDPQCQPATYLPPTTVTTVRPRCYPGSIDPGCQPPQTTKTPITTSKPVCYLGSTHIRCRQNPPTTQKPKCFVGSTDPECQPATYLPPTTVSPTIPTTKPRCYPGSTDSSCQPKTSPPTSRPLITTSKPRCYPGSPDPECQPATYLPPTTSRTTIPPTRPRCYPGSSDPRCQPTTNLPPTTRTPATRRTTIPVTKPRCYPGSSDPECQPATYLPPTTRVPVTTSKPNCYPGSTDSRCPQKPPTTPQPKCYPGSSDPECLNCYPGSPDPRCPKIPTTKKAGCFEGSDDPRCQPATYLPPSSRRPPTIAPKPSCYPGSTDPSCPQPTKPTTTRTPLTTSRPRCYPGSTDRECQPSTYSPPTSRSQITTLKPRCYPGSRDPECQPATYAPPTTRTPVTTSKPNCYPGSTDKRCPQEVVTTQKPRCYPGSPDPECQPATYLPPTTSRTTIPPTRPRCYPGSSDPSCQPTTNLPPTTRTPVTTRKPNCYPESTDSRCPQTPQTTLRPKCYPGSTDPDCQPTTYLPPSTPRPTVPTTQPRCYPGSSDPYCKPPTTRAPLTTPKPNCYPGSTDSRCPQRPPTTSQPKCFPGSSDPECLNCYPGSPDPRCPKVPTTRKAGCSDGSDDPRCQPATYLPPSTTRAPKPNCYPGSTDPRCPQPTQATTLRTPVTTTRCYPGSPDPDCQPATRAPATTLRPRCYPGSNDPECLPSTYSPPTTRIPVTTSSPNCYPGSRDTRCPQAPVTTQRPRCYPGSKDPECQPATYLPPTTARTTIPTVRPRCYPGSTDPDCQPATYTPPVTKTPITTPKPRCYPGSNDPSCQPATYLPPTTASRCYPGSSDPKCQPATYAPPSTRAPLTTSRPNCYPGSTDSRCPQTPPTTPRPRCYPGSSDPECLPGTTSRPPIAGTTPVYCYPGSIDPRCPDSGYRGTSRIPATYLPPLSDPGYDRTIRNAKTLFFNEINHLAFTDNNVFELDDDEVESSRVKRELKPDEDDLLSKRIMKRESNQEHNSEQEVISLTLGVRTGISVK from the exons TTCGAGGGAGTCATCTACAGCCAGGGATACTTCAGCGACCCCAAGTGCAA CTACGTGAAGGGCGACCGATCGGGACGCAGTTTCACTTTCACAGTGCCATACGATGGATGCGGCAGCAAGCCCTCGTGCTCCGTTTGCGCCTCAATCGAGAACATCCTGATCATCCAGGACGACAGGGACATTCAAAACAGCTTCGATATAGCACGGAAAATATCGTGTAGTCGGGGTGATGAACGTGAGAAGACTGTATATTTCAAGCCATTTGTCGTGGACATGCTCGAGGTTATATCGGTGGATACACCGAGTGGGCCGGTAGAGTGCTGGATGGAGATCGGCACGGGAACTCCTCCCAATGTCAAGCCCATCCAGGGCACTCTAACCCTGGGAACTGACATCACTTTCACCATCAACGTTAAGCACTCGGAACAGGCATGGGATATAAACATACTGCAATGTTATGCCTCCGATGACATGGACTTTGAGGCCAGGACGACGAAGAGATTGCAGCTGTCGGACAAGAGGGGATGCTCGATAAAGGAGAAAATCTTTGGGGAGTGGCGAAAGTTTGAGGCGGGCTCCAGTCTAACATCCACCTACTATAATACACTCAAGGCATTTAGGTTCCCCGACCGATCTCAGGTGTATCTGAAGTGTGACATTGAACTCTGCAATGGAGCGTGTAAGAGGGACTACACTTGTGGCAGTCTCAGGTCGTTGCCATGCCCCGAAGGATCAACTGATCCTCAGTGTCTACAGGACCATCTTATCTCACCAAAGCCCCGCTGCTACCCTGGCTCCAGGGAGCCAGGCTGCCCAAAGCCCACTTCCCCTCCACCCACAACGATCAGAATACCAATAGCCTCAACATTCACGCCCAGGCCACGATGCTATCCTGGATCCAACGATCCAAGCTGTTCGGAAACTCCGCAAACTACGTCCCCACCCAGTTGTCCTTTGGGCTCAACTGAACCTCGCTGTCGCGTTGCGCCGccggcaacaacaaagccAAGGTGTTTTTCCGGATCAAGGGATCCGGAATGTCAACCAGCTACCTATCTTCCACCAACCACGAGAAGATCTTCGACCAAGCCGCGTTGCTATCCAGGATCAACCGATCCTGATTGTCAACCGGCAACAAGGGCACCTATTACCACAGTAAGGCCAAGATGCTATCCAGGATCCGATGACCCAGAGTGTCAGCCTGCTACATACGTTCCGCCAACGACGAGGAGACCTTCCCTTACTACGAAGAGGCCACGTTGTTACCCGGGATCAACAGATCCAGAGTGTCAACCCAGAACAAGGCCAACGATTACCACATCGCAGCCAAGATGTTCTCAAGGATCCACTGACCCTGAGTGTCAACCTGCTACTTATCTTCCACCAACAACAAGAAGAACTCCTATTTTGACAACCAGAGTTCCAGTAACAACTTCAAAGCCAAATTGTTATCCAGGCTCAACGGATTCTCGTTGCCCACAAACTCCAAGACCAAGGTGTTATCCTGGATCACCAGATCCTTCCTGTCAACCCGCAACGCGTATAACTCAGAAGCCACCCACTTCTCCACAGCCAAAATGCTATCCCGGCTCATCCGATCCAGAGTGCCTCAATTGCTATCCGGGTTCTCCCGATCCGAGTTGTCCCAAAGTGCCAACCACAAAGAAAGCTGGATGCTTTGATGGTACGGATGACCCAAGATGTCAACCCGCTACCTACTTACCGCCTTCGACTCGTCGACCACCGACCATTGCACCGCGACCACGGTGTTATCTTGGATCAACGGATCCCAGTTGTCCACAACCAACCACCCGGACACCTATTACTACTATTAAGCCCAGGTGTTTCCCAGGCTCCAATGATCCCGAATGCCAACCAGCAACGACTAGAAGACCCGTAACTACCTCCAAGCCAAATTGTTATCCTGGTTCGACAGACAGGCGCTGCCCCCAAGAACCCGTGACCACATCAAAGCCGAGATGTTATCCTGGCTCAACGGACCCTGAATGTCAGCCACCAACTACGGTTCGAACGACAATTACAACGTCGAGGCCAAGGTGTTACCCGGGTTCCAGCGATCCTAGTTGCCAGCCTCCGACAACAAGAAGGCCAATAACCACGCCTAAGCCAAACTGTTATCCGGGCTCCACAGATAGTCGCTGCCCGCAGACACCGCGAACTACGCCGCAACCTAGGTGTTACCCTGGATCCACAGATCCTGACTGTCAGCCTGCAACTTACCTTCCACCAACGACAGCAAGAACAACGATTGCTACTACCAAACCAAGGTGTTATCCTGGTTCAAGCGATCCGTATTGCCAGCCACCAACAACAAGGAAACCAAATTGTTATCCTGGATCCACCGATAGTCGCTGTCCACAAAACCCACCTACTACAGCAAAACCAAAGTGCTATCCCGGTTCAACAGATCTGGAGTGCCTGAATTGTTACCCTGGTTCACCCGATCCTAGATGCCCCAAGGTCCCAACCACGAAAAAGGCAGGATGCTTTGATGGTTCGGATGATCCCAGGTGTCAACCTGCCACTTACTTGCCGCCATCAACAAAGCGGACTCCTACAATTGCTCCTAAACCAAGGTGCTACCCAGGATCAAAAGATCCGGGATGCCCTCAGATTACAACAAGGGCACCCACTTCCACAGCTAGACCACGCTGCTACCCAGGATCCACTGACCCCGAGTGTCAGCCTGCTACTTCCTCGCCTCCGATAACGAGAGTACCTGTAACAACAAGGATTCCGTTAACAACAGCTAAGCCGAGGTGTTATCCAGGCTCACAGGAACCTGGATGCCAACCTGCAACTAGGCCACCAATTACCACCTCCAAGCCAAGATGCTATCCAGGATCTCTGGACCCCGAGTGTCAGCCTTCTACTTACCTTCCGCCAACATCTGTTAGAACCACCGTGCCAACTATTCCGACGACCAGAATTCCCGTAACTACATCAAAACCAAATTGCTATCCGGGCTCAACAGACCGACGCTGTCCAAAGGAACCCGTTACAACACCAAAGCCTAGATGTTACCCTGGCTCACCAAACCCAGAATGTCAACCGCCTCCTACAACTAGAACACCTGTGACAACATCCAAGCCAAATTGTTATCCAGGCTCCACCGATAGTCGCTGTCCCCAGAAACCACCTACTACGCTAAAACCGAAGTGCTCCCCTGGCTCTTCAAATCCTGAGTGCCTGAATTGTTATCCTGGCTCCCCTGATCCGAGATGCCCCAAAGTTCCTACCACAAAGAAATCCGGATGCTTTGACGGCTCACAAGATCCAAGGTGTCAGCCTGCCACGTATTTGCCACCATCATCTCGTCGCCCTCCCACAATTGCACCCAAGCCCAGGTGCTACCCAGGATCTACAGATCCCAGTTGTCCACAACCAACTCAACCATTCACGACTCGGATACCTATAACTACACAGAAACCTAGATGTTATCCGGGATCTACTGCCCCCGAATGTCAGCCAGCTACTATTCCTACCCCAACCTCCACAAGGCCTGTAACTACTATAACTACATCGAAGCCAAATTGTTATCCTGGCTCGACAGACAGACGATGCCCGCAGATACCAGTGACTACAACAAAGCCTAGATGTTATCCTGGCTCCACTGACCCACAGTGTCAGCCTGCAACTTACTTGCCCCCAACGACAGTTACTACTGTCAGGCCAAGGTGTTATCCAGGATCCATTGATCCCGGTTGCCAGCCTCCTCAAACAACTAAAACGCCGATAACCACATCAAAGCCTGTTTGCTATTTAGGATCAACGCATATTCGTTGCCGCCAGAATCCGCCAACGACTCAAAAACCAAAATGTTTTGTGGGCTCTACAGATCCTGAGTGTCAACCAGCCACGTATCTCCCTCCAACAACCGTATCACCCACCATACCAACAACCAAACCAAGGTGCTATCCTGGATCAACTGACTCCAGCTGTCAACCTAAAACCTCTCCACCGACTTCAAGACCTCTTATAACTACATCGAAGCCAAGATGTTATCCGGGCTCACCAGATCCTGAGTGTCAACCGGCAACTTACCTTCCTCCCACAACCTCACGCACAACGATTCCTCCAACACGACCAAGGTGCTATCCTGGTTCCAGTGATCCTAGGTGCCAGCCAACAACGAACTTGCCACCGACAACTCGGACGCCTGCAACCAGACGCACGACCATTCCCGTTACGAAGCCAAGGTGTTATCCGGGATCCAGTGACCCAGAATGTCAACCAGCAACCTATTTGCCGCCCACAACAAGAGTACCTGTAACAACATCTAAGCCAAACTGCTATCCAGGCTCTACAGATAGTCGTTGCCCTCAGAAGCCACCTACTACTCCGCAACCCAAGTGCTATCCTGGCTCATCAGATCCGGAGTGCCTCAATTGCTATCCCGGTTCGCCCGATCCAAGATGTCCAAAAATCCCAACCACAAAGAAAGCAGGATGCTTTGAGGGTTCAGATGATCCGAGATGCCAACCCGCCACCTATTTACCTCCGTCGTCACGTCGGCCACCCACTATTGCCCCCAAGCCGAGTTGTTATCCAGGATCTACAGATCCCAGTTGTCCGCAACCAACTAAACCTACCACAACAAGGACACCATTAACTACATCTAGACCTAGGTGCTATCCCGGGAGTACAGATCGCGAATGCCAACCATCAACATATTCTCCACCGACATCTAGATCACAAATAACTACCCTGAAACCCAGATGTTATCCTGGGTCAAGGGACCCTGAATGTCAGCCAGCAACTTATGCGCCTCCAACTACAAGGACTCCTGTGACAACATCCAAGCCAAATTGCTATCCAGGCTCCACGGATAAACGCTGTCCGCAGGAAGTCGTAACAACACAAAAGCCCAGATGTTATCCTGGCTCACCGGATCCCGAATGTCAGCCCGCAACTTACCTTCCTCCCACCACCTCACGCACAACGATTCCTCCGACTAGACCTAGGTGCTATCCGGGTTCCAGTGATCCTAGCTGCCAGCCAACAACGAACTTGCCACCGACAACTCGAACGCCTGTAACCACGAGGAAGCCAAATTGTTATCCGGAATCAACAGATAGTCGGTGCCCACAGACGCCTCAAACGACGCTAAGGCCAAAATGTTACCCAGGATCCACAGATCCCGACTGTCAGCCTACCACGTATCTTCCGCCATCTACACCAAGGCCAACAGTTCCTACAACCCAGCCTAGGTGTTATCCAGGATCAAGCGATCCCTATTGCAAGCCACCAACAACAAGAGCGCCTCTCACAACCCCAAAACCAAACTGTTACCCAGGTTCCACGGATAGTCGTTGCCCACAGAGGCCACCAACTACTTCGCAGCCCAAATGCTTCCCTGGATCATCAGATCCGGAGTGTCTGAATTGTTACCCTGGTTCGCCCGATCCCAGATGTCCTAAAGTGCCAACCACAAGGAAGGCAGGATGTTCAGATGGCTCCGATGATCCAAGATGCCAGCCAGCCACGTACTTGCCACCTTCAACTACAAGAGCACCTAAGCCAAATTGCTACCCGGGATCAACTGATCCTAGGTGTCCGCAACCAACTCAGGCGACAACCTTAAGAACGCCAGTTACCACGACGAGGTGTTACCCAGGCTCTCCAGATCCTGACTGCCAACCAGCAACAAGAGCACCTGCCACAACTTTGAGGCCAAGATGTTATCCCGGCTCCAATGATCCCGAATGCCTGCCGTCAACTTATTCTCCTCCGACAACAAGAATTCCAGTAACCACATCTAGTCCAAATTGTTATCCGGGCTCGAGAGATACACGCTGTCCACAGGCGCCTGTAACTACACAGAGACCCAGGTGTTACCCTGGTTCGAAGGATCCTGAGTGCCAACCCGCTACCTATCTCCCACCGACAACGGCAAGGACAACGATTCCGACGGTCAGGCCAAGATGTTATCCGGGCTCCACTGATCCAGATTGTCAGCCAGCTACATACACGCCTCCAGTAACTAAAACGCCTATCACCACGCCCAAGCCCCGCTGCTATCCGGGCTCCAATGATCCGTCTTGCCAGCCCGCTACCTATCTTCCACCCACAACTGCTAGCAGGTGCTATCCTGGTTCCAGCGATCCTAAATGTCAACCTGCCACCTATGCTCCTCCCTCGACCAGAGCTCCTTTAACTACTTCCAGGCCCAATTGTTACCCCGGCTCCACGGATAGTCGCTGTCCCCAGACACCGCCAACGACACCTAGACCAAGGTGTTATCCAGGATCATCGGATCCTGAGTGCCTGCCAGGAACAACGTCCAGACCTCCGATTGCCGGAACCACGCCGGTATACTGCTACCCAGGGTCCATCGATCCACGCTGCCCTGACTCCGGATACAGGGGCACAAGCCGAATTCCAGCCACATATCTGCCGCCACTGAGTGATCCTGGCTACGATAGAACCATTCGGAATGCGAAGACCCTGTTCTTCAACGAAATCAATCACTTGGCCTTCACCGACAACAACGTCTTCGAGCTCGACGACGACGAAGTCGAGAGCTCGAGGGTCAAGCGCGAGTTGAAACCCGACGAGGATGACCTCCTGTCCAAGAGGATCATGAAGCGCGAGTCCAACCAGGAGCACAATTCCGAGCAGGAAGTGATTTCCCTGACCCTCGGGGTCAGAACTGGCATCAGTGTGAAGTAG
- the LOC6616300 gene encoding dipeptidase 3: MNPVPSREFLEVHPLHQHQPHCKQQCFVFTEIADIELPAEITKFGGGNEKIRCSNGGIPTYSSKKDSCSESSAERPERSRGRKILLGVGVVLVCIAMAGGIPLALQLRSSSLLEARLAFIRRLLTESPLIEGSWKPPSTMSLNSSNLFEVRQNHIGAVLWPIAVPCGAQYLDAVQLTLEGIDRAKRITAATDSMHIVESADEMEQTHIRGEVAVLMGISGGHALGTSTAVLRSIYLLGARFVSITSLECTTPWAAAAIRRPDYLVEENVTNSFNEFGQTMLFEMNRLGMLVEISMLSEAAMLAVLKTAKAPVLLTNATPLSMCNSSNIASIPDHVLSLLPENGGVILLNLERCGDRTLGVREAITAINYVRKVAGVDHIGLGGAPKSYALLLAELARDRVWGNAAIKKLVGGNVMRILREIETMKNRLPLYEEWIPHESIESNSYCRYPES; this comes from the exons ATGAATCCCGTTCCGAGCCGCGAGTTTCTGGAGGTTCATCCGCTGCACCAGCATCAACCACACTGCAAGCAGCAATGTTTTGTATTCACTGAGATAGCGGACATCGAACTGCCCGCGGAGATAACCAAGTTCGGAGGTGGAAATGAAAAGATTAGGTGCTCCAACGGGGGCATCCCCACCTACAGCTCCAAGAAGGACTCCTGCAGCGAGTCCTCGGCGGAACGACCGGAGAGATCACGAGGACGAAAGATTTTGCTAGGCGTTGGTGTGGTCCTCGTGTGCATAGCCATGGCGGGAGGCATTCCGCTGGCCCTCCAGTTGCGCTCCTCGTCGCTCCTGGAGGCCCGACTCGCCTTCATCCGCCGCCTGCTGACGGAGTCCCCCCTGATCGAGGGCTCGTGGAAGCCACCGAGCACCATGAGCCTGAACAGCAGCAACCTCTTCGAGGTGCGGCAGAATCACATCGGTGCTGTGCTCTGGCCCATTGCTGTGCCGTGCGGAGCTCAGTACCTGGATGCAGTGCAGCTCACACTGGAGGGCATTGATAGGGCCAAGCGGATTACCGCCGCCACGGACTCCATGCACATCGTCGAATCAGCTGATGAAATGGAGCAGACTCACATCCGCGGCGAGGTGGCTGTTCTAATGGGTATCAGTGGAGGTCATGCTCTGGGCACCAGCACGGCCGTCTTGCGCTCCATCTACCTGCTGGGAGCACGATTCGTCTCGATTACGAGCCTGGAGTGCACCACTCCTTGGGCGGCGGCAGCAATCCGGAGACCCGACTATCTTGTTGAGGAAAATGTTACAAATTCATTCAACGAATTTGGACAG ACCATGCTCTTTGAGATGAACCGCCTGGGCATGCTGGTGGAGATTTCGATGCTCAGCGAGGCTGCCATGTTGGCGGTCTTGAAAACCGCCAAAGCTCCTGTTTTACTCACGAATGCCACACCGCTGTCCATGTGTAATAGCAGCAACATCGCTTCCATTCCAGACCATGTCCTCAG CCTATTGCCGGAAAATGGAGGCGTTATCTTGCTCAACCTGGAGCGGTGTGGCGATCGGACTCTGGGCGTTCGCGAGGCCATCACTGCAATCAACTATGTGCGCAAGGTGGCGGGAGTGGATCACATTGGACTCGGAGGAGCTCCGAAGAGCTATGCCCTGCTACTTGCCGAACTGGCAAGGGATAGGGTGTGGGGCAATGCTGCTATTAAGAAGCTGGTTGGAGGAAATGTGATGCGGATTCTGCGGGAGATCGAGACCATGAAGAACCGATTGCCCTTGTATGAGGAGTGGATTCCGCACGAGTCCATCGAAAGCAATTCATATTGCCGATACCCCGAGTCTTAG